From one Fulvitalea axinellae genomic stretch:
- a CDS encoding LytTR family DNA-binding domain-containing protein: MEQRKIKCLLVDDEKLSRELVGAYIRKIPALEIVGECSNIIEAKEVIDREQVDLLLLDIEMPNLTGIDFLRMLRNPPVTILITAYSSYAVESYELDVVDYLLKPVEFDRFFKAIYKALEIIAPECFRNDDKRTAERKEAEPLSPNGAEYFFVKSDKNIIKVVLKEILYIESLREYVKIVTKTQSVITLQSLSRLEEILPSNSFQRIHRSFIVNVEKVDKVKGNEVFVGENRLTISKGQREKFINMINTHRLF, translated from the coding sequence ATGGAACAGCGTAAGATAAAATGCCTGTTGGTAGACGATGAGAAGCTTTCGAGAGAACTTGTCGGAGCGTATATCAGAAAGATCCCGGCTCTTGAAATTGTGGGCGAGTGCTCGAATATTATCGAGGCGAAAGAGGTGATTGACCGCGAACAGGTCGATCTGCTTTTGCTTGACATTGAGATGCCCAACCTTACGGGAATCGATTTTCTAAGGATGTTGCGCAATCCGCCGGTGACGATTCTGATCACGGCGTATTCCAGCTATGCGGTGGAGAGCTACGAGCTCGACGTGGTGGATTACCTGTTAAAGCCGGTAGAGTTTGACCGTTTTTTTAAGGCGATATATAAGGCGTTGGAGATTATTGCTCCCGAATGTTTCAGAAACGATGACAAGCGAACTGCGGAAAGAAAAGAAGCCGAACCGTTAAGTCCGAATGGCGCCGAGTACTTCTTTGTGAAATCGGACAAAAACATTATTAAGGTAGTGCTGAAAGAAATCCTGTATATCGAGAGCTTGCGGGAATATGTGAAAATAGTGACAAAGACGCAGTCGGTGATTACTTTGCAATCGTTGAGCCGGTTGGAGGAAATTCTCCCCTCAAACTCTTTTCAGCGCATTCACCGCTCCTTTATTGTGAATGTGGAGAAGGTGGATAAGGTAAAAGGAAACGAAGTGTTTGTAGGTGAGAACAGGCTGACAATAAGCAAAGGGCAACGCGAAAAGTTCATTAATATGATCAATACGCACAGGTTGTTCTAA